The Tumebacillus amylolyticus genome window below encodes:
- a CDS encoding M20 family metallopeptidase → MKILGGNHVAMKWTDYFQDRLEQVLDELKTYVEFETPTHDKAAVDRLGALIAERFTALGCTLTVHEQPIYGNQLRLEYGEGEEQILVLGHFDTVKNVGTLAAEPWRIEDGRAYGPGTYDMKSGIVFSYFALQAILENHLPLNKKLVFLWNTDEEIGSVSSKEIIQAEARKSALALVIEPSFGDGLLKTSRKGGGEFRLRAYGRAAHAGNDHQKGVNAIEELAHHILAIQSWTNYELGTTLSVGTISGGTTSNVVPEFAEVEIDVRVQQASEAEVVTRKMYELKPVLDGARLEVEGGVSKHPMERTAGTERLYRVAQEQAELEGFTLGEIGVGGTSDGNIAASAGCTVLDGLGPVGDGAHASHEHILVEAIPRNIALLVRMFTSL, encoded by the coding sequence ATGAAGATTCTGGGGGGAAACCATGTGGCAATGAAGTGGACGGACTATTTTCAAGACCGTTTGGAACAGGTGCTGGACGAGTTAAAAACCTACGTGGAGTTTGAGACGCCGACGCATGACAAAGCGGCGGTGGATCGTCTCGGGGCGTTGATTGCAGAGCGTTTTACAGCACTTGGCTGTACGCTGACCGTGCATGAGCAACCTATCTACGGCAACCAACTGCGACTGGAATACGGCGAGGGCGAAGAGCAAATTCTCGTGCTCGGGCACTTTGACACGGTGAAAAACGTCGGCACCCTCGCCGCTGAACCTTGGCGCATCGAAGACGGTCGGGCTTACGGGCCGGGGACGTATGATATGAAATCGGGCATCGTGTTCTCCTACTTCGCCCTGCAAGCGATCCTCGAAAACCACCTGCCGCTGAACAAAAAACTCGTGTTCCTCTGGAATACAGATGAGGAAATCGGCAGCGTCTCTTCCAAAGAAATCATCCAAGCAGAAGCTCGAAAAAGCGCTCTCGCCCTCGTCATCGAGCCTTCGTTCGGCGACGGCCTGCTCAAAACTTCGCGCAAGGGCGGCGGTGAATTCAGGTTGCGTGCGTATGGACGGGCGGCTCATGCGGGCAACGACCACCAGAAGGGCGTCAATGCGATTGAAGAACTCGCCCACCACATCCTCGCGATTCAATCGTGGACGAACTACGAACTTGGCACCACGCTGTCGGTCGGCACGATCTCAGGCGGGACGACTTCGAATGTTGTACCGGAGTTTGCCGAAGTCGAGATCGACGTGCGGGTTCAGCAAGCGTCCGAAGCGGAAGTGGTCACGCGCAAGATGTACGAGTTGAAACCGGTGCTCGACGGTGCCCGTCTCGAAGTCGAGGGCGGCGTCTCCAAGCACCCGATGGAGCGCACAGCCGGAACGGAGCGCCTCTACCGCGTGGCGCAGGAACAAGCGGAACTCGAAGGTTTCACCCTCGGCGAGATCGGCGTCGGCGGCACGTCGGACGGGAACATCGCCGCTTCGGCGGGATGTACGGTGCTCGATGGACTCGGCCCGGTCGGAGACGGGGCGCATGCGTCGCATGAGCATATCTTGGTCGAAGCCATCCCCCGCAACATCGCGCTGTTGGTGCGGATGTTCACGAGCTTGTAA
- a CDS encoding M16 family metallopeptidase, protein MIRKTTLPNGLRIVTEKTPYLRGAVAHLRYGVGSGLEPFRLWGVAHVLEHMVFKGTPVMDQVVFGNEIARLGCSTNASTGFESTTFEIDGPAETILQGLDLFAALLTGFHVPPEEFDKEKDVIQEEWKMYRDDPSAWGEDIAYHSLLGNFAHPTIGTPESIDSLTRRQVLEFSQAHYTPDNLVVGVVGNLEHEDVVEVLLKYFGDNDRKCQPLRLPPLSQIKSRHEEEDSEQEQVFVGYRAPSIQRPDLPAFDAAMTIFGGDSWSRLFQRLRNELGLVYNVDGGYSGWPHVGIYMIYAGCQPSETDRVLAEIANEIEKFKADISGDELLRSKAMLRASLLMSSDQLGNKVQKLIDDEVLWGEWRPYERDIADLEAVTLDEAMRLVHEVFNDKQMTRVTVGPHQPK, encoded by the coding sequence ATGATACGCAAAACGACATTGCCAAACGGCTTGCGAATTGTAACGGAAAAAACACCCTACCTGCGCGGGGCTGTGGCGCACTTGCGCTACGGCGTCGGCTCCGGGCTGGAACCGTTCCGCCTGTGGGGCGTGGCGCACGTTTTGGAACACATGGTGTTCAAGGGAACGCCGGTGATGGACCAAGTGGTGTTTGGCAACGAGATCGCCCGTTTGGGCTGCTCGACGAACGCTTCCACCGGCTTTGAGTCGACCACGTTTGAGATCGACGGACCGGCGGAGACGATTTTACAAGGGCTTGATCTCTTTGCAGCCCTGCTCACCGGGTTCCATGTGCCGCCCGAAGAGTTTGACAAGGAAAAAGACGTCATCCAAGAAGAGTGGAAGATGTACCGCGACGACCCTTCCGCCTGGGGCGAAGACATCGCGTACCACTCGTTGCTCGGGAACTTTGCGCATCCGACGATCGGGACGCCGGAGTCGATCGACTCTTTGACCCGCCGTCAAGTCTTGGAATTTTCGCAAGCGCACTACACGCCGGACAATTTGGTGGTCGGCGTCGTCGGAAATCTCGAGCATGAGGATGTCGTCGAAGTGCTCCTGAAGTATTTTGGCGACAACGACCGCAAGTGCCAGCCGTTGCGACTGCCGCCGCTTTCGCAGATCAAGTCGCGTCACGAAGAGGAAGACTCGGAGCAAGAGCAAGTCTTCGTAGGCTATCGTGCGCCGTCGATTCAACGTCCGGATTTGCCGGCGTTCGATGCGGCGATGACGATCTTCGGCGGGGATTCTTGGTCGAGGTTGTTCCAGCGGTTGCGCAACGAGTTGGGCCTCGTGTACAACGTGGACGGCGGCTACTCGGGCTGGCCGCACGTCGGCATCTATATGATCTATGCCGGATGCCAGCCGAGTGAGACAGACCGAGTCTTGGCGGAGATCGCAAACGAGATCGAGAAGTTCAAAGCGGACATTTCCGGCGACGAACTTTTGCGTTCCAAAGCGATGCTTCGGGCGTCGCTCCTCATGAGCAGCGACCAACTCGGCAACAAAGTCCAGAAGCTGATCGACGACGAAGTGCTCTGGGGCGAGTGGCGTCCGTACGAGCGCGACATCGCGGATTTGGAAGCGGTCACGCTGGACGAGGCGATGCGTCTCGTCCACGAAGTCTTCAACGACAAGCAGATGACCCGCGTCACCGTCGGCCCGCACCAACCGAAGTAA
- a CDS encoding transporter substrate-binding domain-containing protein, with amino-acid sequence MKNTKLKALTLLSVTAALAMTVGCGSNSASDNTGSSTSGQKKLVLMTSADYPPYESHKTDGGSDEIVGFDIDIAKAITKNLGYDLEIKDVDFNGLLPALQAKQADLVMAGMTPKPERLQNADFSDIYYEAKNTIVEKKGANLKTAADLKGKKVGVQLGSIQEGDAKKMDGLNIVSLNKIGDIVQELKSGRIDAAIIEDTVAKGYTAANTDLEFNTITSTEPAGSAVAFPKGSALVGDFNKELKKLKDSGELDNLIKKWFDTNK; translated from the coding sequence ATGAAAAATACCAAATTGAAAGCTCTCACCCTGCTCTCCGTCACCGCAGCACTCGCCATGACCGTTGGTTGCGGCTCCAACTCTGCTTCTGACAACACCGGCAGCTCCACCTCCGGCCAGAAAAAACTCGTCCTCATGACCTCGGCCGACTACCCGCCGTATGAATCGCACAAAACGGACGGTGGCTCCGACGAGATCGTAGGTTTTGACATCGACATCGCAAAGGCGATCACCAAAAACCTCGGCTACGACCTGGAGATCAAGGACGTGGACTTCAACGGCCTGCTCCCGGCACTGCAAGCGAAGCAAGCCGACCTCGTCATGGCGGGCATGACCCCGAAACCGGAGCGTCTGCAAAACGCCGATTTCTCCGACATCTATTATGAAGCGAAAAACACCATCGTCGAGAAAAAAGGCGCGAACCTGAAGACGGCCGCCGATCTCAAAGGCAAGAAAGTCGGCGTCCAACTCGGTTCGATCCAAGAAGGCGACGCCAAAAAAATGGACGGCCTCAACATCGTCTCCCTGAACAAAATCGGCGACATCGTCCAAGAACTCAAGTCCGGCCGCATCGACGCCGCGATCATCGAAGACACCGTCGCGAAAGGCTACACCGCTGCAAACACCGATCTCGAGTTCAACACGATCACCTCGACCGAACCGGCAGGCTCTGCCGTTGCGTTCCCGAAAGGCTCCGCACTGGTCGGCGATTTCAACAAAGAACTCAAAAAGCTCAAAGACAGCGGCGAACTCGACAACTTGATCAAAAAATGGTTCGACACCAACAAATAA
- a CDS encoding arsenate reductase family protein, producing MAEILFYEYPKCGTCRNAKKYLDANGIEYEDIHIVENSPTIEQLRDYLEKSGLEIKKFFNTSGNKYKELGLKDKLKDMSVEEQLNLLASDGMLIKRPILVRGDKATVGFKEEEFQKVLG from the coding sequence ATGGCAGAGATCCTTTTCTATGAATATCCCAAGTGCGGCACCTGCCGCAATGCCAAGAAATACTTAGACGCAAACGGGATCGAGTACGAGGACATCCACATCGTAGAGAACTCCCCGACGATTGAACAATTGCGAGACTATCTGGAAAAAAGCGGCCTTGAGATCAAGAAGTTCTTCAACACGAGCGGCAACAAATACAAAGAACTCGGGCTGAAAGATAAGTTGAAAGACATGAGCGTGGAGGAGCAACTGAACTTGCTCGCGTCGGACGGCATGTTGATCAAACGCCCGATTCTCGTGCGTGGAGACAAAGCGACGGTCGGTTTCAAGGAAGAGGAGTTCCAGAAAGTGCTCGGTTAG
- a CDS encoding EamA family transporter, whose translation MKEERNARLLLLFVVVIWGLNVVMVKYLSDFFTPTMLAAWRIGAAALLLSAMVGKQHGFRKISGREWLTITGIAVSGIFLHQITLSAGLKLTTASTGSLILGLNPLVTMVLAYFLFREPLTTRKIGGVLLGLCGVFLVVFGASWEQTSSLQFGKGEWLVVIAMLGYVISGMFIKKATQTLPVMVVTAYSHVVATILLAITATGEQMSSGELFTLPTDWFVWAVLLFSAFVATGLGSIWWNSGIRIIGAGRTAMYINGMPMLSLIFSVIFLGESITWIHIVGFSAVFLAIMLGTAKPKSETPPLSQSA comes from the coding sequence GTGAAAGAAGAGAGAAATGCCAGACTGTTGCTGCTGTTCGTCGTCGTCATCTGGGGCTTGAATGTGGTGATGGTGAAGTATCTGTCCGATTTCTTCACGCCGACGATGCTGGCGGCCTGGCGCATCGGGGCGGCCGCTCTGCTGTTGTCTGCGATGGTCGGGAAACAGCACGGGTTTCGCAAGATCAGCGGGCGCGAGTGGCTGACGATCACGGGAATTGCGGTGTCGGGAATTTTCCTGCACCAAATTACGCTGTCGGCCGGTTTGAAACTGACGACCGCCTCAACGGGATCGCTGATTCTCGGTCTGAACCCGCTGGTGACGATGGTGCTGGCGTACTTCCTGTTCCGCGAACCGCTGACGACGCGCAAGATCGGCGGCGTGTTGCTCGGTCTCTGCGGGGTGTTCCTCGTCGTCTTCGGCGCTTCGTGGGAGCAGACGTCGAGCTTGCAATTCGGCAAGGGGGAATGGCTGGTCGTCATCGCGATGCTCGGCTACGTCATCTCCGGGATGTTTATCAAAAAAGCGACGCAAACGCTCCCTGTCATGGTCGTCACCGCCTACAGCCACGTCGTGGCGACGATCTTGCTGGCGATTACGGCAACAGGGGAGCAGATGTCTTCGGGAGAACTTTTCACGCTTCCGACCGACTGGTTCGTCTGGGCGGTGCTGTTGTTCTCGGCGTTCGTGGCGACAGGACTCGGCTCCATCTGGTGGAACTCCGGCATCCGCATCATCGGCGCAGGTCGGACGGCGATGTACATCAACGGGATGCCGATGCTGAGTCTGATCTTCTCCGTGATTTTCCTCGGGGAATCGATCACTTGGATTCACATCGTCGGGTTCTCGGCGGTGTTCCTCGCGATCATGCTCGGAACGGCGAAACCGAAGTCAGAGACACCACCCCTTTCGCAAAGCGCGTGA